From the Mus musculus strain C57BL/6J chromosome 10, GRCm38.p6 C57BL/6J genome, the window agtggggctgtagctcagtagGTAGGACATTCACCAAACATGAGGGAAATCCTAAGGTCTGTCCTCTGAACTGCTGGCGcacacctgccatcccagcacttgtgTGGAAGTACgaggatcgggagttcaaggcgatcctcagctacatatgaactggagaccaacctgggctatatgagaacctgttaaaaataaaagtaaaagaccCCTTTGATCGCCGCACCAGATGGCAGAGAGATCCTGTGAGTTTtaggatttttaaattatttcaaaaacaaagataGCAAATGAATATAGCAATAAAAAGCCCTCTGGGAACAGCACAGTTTTAAGAAGTAGCTGAGTTTGGACATTCAGGCTTGGGAGGCAGCTGAGAATACCTGGAGGACacgcctcttctcttctcccctcaggTTACAATGCCCTTCACCTGGCAGCCAAGTACGGGCACCCAGAGTGTCTGAAGCAACTCTTGGAGGTCCTGATGTCCATTCCCTGTCTATACTGAATTCCAGCTATTTCTCCAAACCCCAGCTGCTCCTGGTCCCCAGCCCTGCCTTGCCCCTTTGTTACAGCCATCAAAGTAGGGCTATCCGGAGGGCTGGAACATGGGTTCTCAGCAGAGGAAGATGGTAGAGGGGAGAAAAAGagcctgaggggctggagagatataaTGAATctgccaggcacggtggcacacgcctttaatcccagcaattgggaggtagaggcaggcggatttttgagttcgaggccagcctggtctacaaagcccaggacagccagggctatacagagaaaccctgtctcgaaaaacaaaaacaaaacaaaacaaaacataatgaaTCTGTGGGTCTCATTTGCCTCAAGCTTGATCTTTGTTCCCTGGGACGCACATGGAAGGAAAGAGCAACCTCCCACAGGTTATCCTCCACTCTCAGCAGTGTGCCCTGCCAtatgtgagcatgcacacacagaaagaaggccatagagagttacaggaaagaccctgagataaagcagggagcaggggagggCAGGAGAAATCAGTCACTCCGGAAACAGAGATGACATCACCTGTCACTCCTTCCCAGGCTTCCTGCGTGGTGGACATCGAGGACAGCAGTGGGTGGACAGCCCTTCACCATGCAGGTAGGTGCAGCTAGATTCTCCCGAATTCAAGGAAGGCCCTCTACCAACGAGCTACATCCACAGCCCTCACTAGGGAACTCTAGGTGGGGCTCCTCCCtgaccacgcccccagcccctcagaccacgccccccagcccctcactgggattCTAACAGGGACTCTACCCTGACCACGCCCTTAGTTTTTAAAGAATCTGTGTTCATGTGTCCCTGCGTGTGGCCTGTGGAAGTCAAAGACAATCTTAAGGTGTCATCATCAGGTACCCTCCACaccctctgagacagggtctctctctgaaacTGGTCTTCACGATTAAAGCTAGGTTGGCTGACCAGTGAACCttggatccccctgcctctgccttcctggtgctggggtcacagacatGCACTCCCATACCTGACTTATGTGAGTTTTGGGAATAAGGCGCAGGTCCTCAGACTTCCTAGCCCTCTCAGTATGTTGACATAGAGTCtctctctgtagcctaggcttaACCTTGAAGTCAGGGTTCTACTGCCTCCGCCTCTGGGTTTTTGGGTGACAGATGTGGGCCACTGTCCCTATCTGCTTTGCTTCTTTTGACCTGAATGCAGTCCCCAACAGAACCAGGCCCTTTTGCCCATTGCACAAAGAAGTTAGGCACATGTACTAGTGGGGGAACCCTATTCCTTGGACCCCAAAGCCTAGTCCCTGGGTGTACAAAGTGGGGTGCCTAGAACCCTAATTCCCTCCAGGGTCTCCTGGGTGCCTTGATTGCAGATAGGTCCTCCAGCACACCCCTCAAACCCAGACTCCATCCTCAGAGCAATTAAGGACTTACTGGAGCCAGTGAGCACAGGGTCCAGGTTAGAGCCACCTGTCCCCAGGGACGGCACACTTGAATTTACTTTAGGGGTAAGGTAATTAGCCACTAATTCCCCAGTCAGAGTGGCACCACCAGGTGGTGTCGATGCCAATAGGGGATATCTTAACAATTAAgttgcatttattcatttattgtgagGTTAGGGACATCCTTGTCATGGTGCTTGTGTGACAGTCAGAAGGTGACTTTTAGGAGTTGTTTGTCTCTCCACCGGCTGGCTCCTGGatgttgaactcaggtcacttggcagcaagcacttttaccaactgagccatctttgagacccattttttaataagttgtttttatttgattttacatttttgtgaaaaaatattttaaaaatgtgtatgagtgtggttTGGTTGCATGCATGGCTGTGTTCCATATAAGTGCCTGGTACCATCAGAGGCCAAAaaggggtgtcagatccctggaacttttACAtacatgagctgccatgtgggtgttgggaattgaaactGAGTCCTCTGtgggagtagccagtgctctgttGAGCCATCATTCCAGCTCTGAGGTTTTAGTTGAGGTATGGTCTcaatctgtagcccaggctggcccctaaCTTGCAGCCATCTTCCATCCTGGGCCTTCCAGCTGCTGGGATGACAAATGTTAACTGCTATAatgtatagtgagttctaggccagcctaggttacagacTAAGACACTGTCTCAGCAATAAAATTATAGTGTTCTTGGCAGGCAGCTGTCTCTCCCACctactcttcttttttcttgtctgTCCCAGCGGCTGGTGGTTGTCTGTCCTGCTCAAAGCTGCTCTGTTCCTTTAAGGCACACATGAACCCCCGGGACCGGGTGAGCTGCTGGGGTCTCATTGGGTGGGAGGTACAGTGTTATCCTTATGATAGATGCTCACCATGGGCAACACCCCAGGCATCATCTGCAAAGCACGGGTGAGACTCATGCCATTTCATCCTCTCTACCAGTCGGGTGCCACACCCCTCATCATAGCGGCTCAGATGTGTCACACAGATCTGTGCCGCCTCCTCCTACAGCAGGGGGCTGCCACAAATGACCAGGACCTGCAAGGCAGGTGAGCACTTCCCCTCTAGACCTTTCCATCATATGCTGCATGATTTGGGGCAAATATCTTGACCTCTTTAAGCTGGTGACCTAGtcacctcttcctcccttctcttcctggcCTGGGTACAAAGACAGTTGTATGGTGTTGGGGACAAGCCTCTGTCCCCTCAGCAGCTCCTTTATCCCACAGGACAGCCTTGATGCTGGCATGTGAGGGGGGCAGCCCTGAGACTGTTGAAGTACTCCTGCAGGGTGGAGCCCAGTTGAGCATCACTGATGCACTGGGCCAGGATGCCACTCACTACGGAGCCCTGACTGGAGACAAACTCATCTTGCAGCTTCTACACGAGTCTGCACGGCGCTCTTCACCTCCCAGTGGTATGCAAGCCCTACCCTTGCTCTCCTAGGCAGTTTCTGGCCATCTCCTTATATGTTACTGATAGTTTCGAGGTACTCCAGTCTGCTGTCATGAACATTTTCATGCTTCTTAACTCAGGGCAGTTTCAAGAAGCCTCAGTGGTCTGAGGATCCACTGTGATTTTCTGGGTCATCCTTAGTATAGAGACTCTGCCTTTCCTAAGAGGtggcaccccacccacccactccaacctgGAGCTCCAGTGCCCTGAGTCTCTGAGAGATTAAAGGTTCTCCCCACCCAGGACTCTACCCATAGGTCTCTCTACCTTACTGTCCCTTATTCAGAGGCTGGACTTTGTGGTGCCTGACTAGGAGACCAGAGCAGTTAGATCTGAGTTTGTGGTTAGCCTGAGGTACAGAGCGAGACTCACAGTATGAACAAAAGAAGCACTAATGCTTTGGAAGCTTTGAGAGCCTGTGGAATACCTTGGGTTGGCCAGTGACCTTTCTGAGAACTGAGAACTGTGTGCTGAGAACTGGGAACTGTGTGCCCGActgtttcccctctctccccagcctctcTAGAGGAGGACTCCGGAGAGGCCTCATCCCAGGTAGGAATCCGGAATCCGTGAACGTCCCCAGTGCTATGCACCACTCACTGTCCCCTGACCTACAGGAAGAGACAGACCTCTATGTACAGAGTTCTGTCATGGCCCCTATCCAGGATCTGTCCCTGCTCAGTGGCAGTGACACGAACACCAGCAGTCCTGCACACTAGGGACAGTGGATCTGGGACAGGTGACTGAGGACTGGGGTTGCTAAGGGCTGCTTCAGGCAGAGCAAGAGCGGGCCTGGCCACTTTCCACATTCCTGCCCTGGGTCTGCTGTGTCTCAGGCTTCATGGAGAATAGAAAATGACATAGAAGCCGACAGAGCCAGGGAAAGTATAAAGTACCAACAGCGAACCGTACGATCTAGAGTAAGTGGGAAGACACGGGGTCCTTCACAGTATGGAGGAGGCAGGGGAGCTGAGGCTGCTGACAGCAGCGGGTGGTCACATTGTATCCCCGAAGTGGATCCTGGCCCTGTACCCATGTGCTACACCCCCTCTGCCCATACCAGAACTCAGTGTCAAGCCATGAGAAACAAGGAGCCCCCAAGAAGAGGAAGGCACCCCAGCCTCCAGCCAGCACACCAGTTCCTGTAAGAGTTGGGGGGAGCCTGTGGCAAGGTGGGATTCTGCTAGCTCTAGAGACTTTACCTAAAGTGGTGTCCCCTGATGGGGAGGGGACAGGACGATCGGGATGCTTATGAGGAGATTGTACGCCTGAGACAAGAGAGAGGCCGGCTCCTGCAAAAGATCAGGGGCCTGGAACAGCACAAGGAACGGAGGAGGAAGGAGGTTAGGAGGCTGCAGCCCTGCAGTCTGGAGCAATTCCCTGGGATATCATACCACCTACCTTCCTATCCTTCCTTCACCCTTTCTTCCCCACTGTCCCTTTGCTCCTGACATGCAGCCCCCTCACTGGCCTTTCAACAATGCAGGCTCTGTTCAGCCCTAGGGCCTTTGCCCATGGTGTCTGCAGTACAGAATTGCTGTCTCTCCAGCTGTCCCCAAGGCTCCCTTTCTCCAACATCTCCCCTGCCACCATATTTGAAATTGTATGCTTCTTTCATTTCACCAGAGCACTCTACCACTCAAAGGCATGCTCGTGAGGGCAGGCTTGCCCATAAGGGCAGGCTCAGGTGAAAGTGCTGAGCTCAGAGTGGATGAATACTGGATGAGGAGTGGCCCACGGTGAGGAATGAGTGaacgcatgcatgcatgaatgaatgaatggcccTGCACAGGATCTGCTACACAGCAGGCAATGTACCTAAGCGCCCTGGGTGAAAGAACAGAATGGGGTCTGACAGTGTGAAGGATCGGTCAGagtggcacatagtaggtgctcagtgTACATGGAAAAAAGCCATGGCTACCAGACACTAGGTGGTAGGTGGCTGTCCAGTCCCAACCACTTCTACCTGCAGCCCCTGGAGGCGGAGGCCAGCTCAGTGCACAGCCTGGAGAGACAGGTAGGTGAGGAGGGCACAGCCAGTGTTTGGGAGGGTCCAGTGTCCTGAAGTCCTCAAGTGCTGACCTAGGCCTCTGTAGGTGCAGGAGCTGCAACAGATGCTGgcggagaagcaggaggagaaggagagcctGGGCCGGGAGGTGGAGAGCCTGCAGAGCCGTCTgtccctgctggaggtgggtgggGCTTGGGAGTGCAGAGCCACAGAAGGAAGGTCCCTAGGGATTAGGGCGTTGCCTTAGGGGCAGGGCAAGAGGCTGGGTGGGGTGGAGCTTGGAATGGCCAAAGAGATGTAAGGAAAAGCAGGGAGTGAATGTGGAAAGAGGCTTTCATCAAAGTGTGTCCTGCCAGTGTTGGGAGGGGTAAGGGGTGGGGTCCCAGCATGGGTGAGGAGTGTGGTAGAGTGTGGCCAACTCTGACATGCCAGAACTTCACCTATGCACCATGGTGCATCCATAATGTCCCAGCCACACATGACTTCCATAAAAATCACACACTTATCAAGACTTCTGCAAACACACGCACCCATGCAAAGATTCTAGCCCCTCTGACACACACATCACAATCACACGTGCCCCAAACATATAAATATACCAGTCACACACAGGCCAcagccctcacacagacacagacacccacacactgCTCAGAGTGTGCAATTAGAGTTGGTGATATAGACCAGTCAATAAAGAGGTTGCTGCCAACCCTACTGACCTGAGTCCACTCCCCacatgacagaaggagagaaccaattcttcTGACTGCTGACTTGTACTGTGGCGTGTGTGCACATcctgcaggcacacacagaatAAGTGTGATAAAATGTCCCTCCAAGCACACCatggcacagacatacacagagatgaGCATGTATTTGGGGATGTGCTGGGATTCAAGCCCAGAGCCAGACTCTGGCCAGAACATCCCTCAGTgatgagtgcttgcctagcatgtgtgaaggcCCTGGTCCATACCTGCATCTCACTAGAAGGTGGAAGGGCCATTTGGGTGCtcagcagacacagacacagccagTTTGGAGCTGACCCCCAATCCCGCTGTTGTGTGGATATATGGACATTGTCAGTTTGGGAGGACCTAAAGTCTCTTGTCAGTAAGGAGCAGGGTCTGAAGGTCTACTTTGTGCTGGACTCCtagaatgagagagaaaacacaagcTATGATGTAGCTACCCTGCAGGATGAGGAGGGTGAGATGCCTGACTTCCCAGGTGAGATctgcccctccacacacacacacacaccctccctgcTGCCTACCCGGGATTCTGAGGGGTGGATGGCCATGTGGACACAAAACCACGACCATGGCCTTCCATGGAGGAGGCACATGATGCCAGAAGGGCACAGACACTATGATCCCCACCTGCCTGAGGCAATGCACCTCCCCACTGAGCAGTTCCTGACTGTCCCTCATGGCATGTGTCCCCAGCCTGACTCTGTGCTGTTCTCAACCttgtcaggagctgatgcactgATGCCAAAGAACCAGAGTCCATCAGCAGAGGAAATAGTTGCTTCCCTACAGGAGCAGGTGGCTCAGCTCACCAGGCAGAACCAGGAGCTGCTGGAAAAGGTccaggtggggaaactgaggcagtggACATCTCTGCAGACCTCGGGGTGGGCAGGGAACATGGTGAGCCCACCTCTtagcctgcctgcctccccacccccagatccTTGAGGAGTTTGAAAAGGATGAGGCGCAGATGGCAGAAGAAAGTCAGGCCGAGGTCGTCCCCCTGGTCTTGTATGAATCCTTACGGGCAGAGCTTGAGCAGCTTCGGAGGCAATACACAGAGGCCATGCAttcgcagcagcagcagcaggagggggAGCCACCCAGGGCTCAAGAAGGAGAAGAGACAGCATACCAGGAAATCAAGGATAAGGGAATCACTATCCAGAATGGACCCAGCGTCCCAGACCTCAACGGCACCACATATGCAGAAACCAAAGCAAATGGAATGGAACTCCAAGCAGGAGGCTCCAAGGGTGTCTGGAATACTGAAGCAGGGGTTTCAGAAGCAGCACCCATAGAACCCGAGGCTGCAGGTTCAGAGGCCACGGGGAAAGACAGACTGGCAGCCAAGGAAATGGACACTAGTGCTACTATGGCTGAGGCCCTAAATGTGAAAGCTCTAGGTGACAATGCCGAAAGTGAGCCAGTGGCTGCCGAAGAtacaggaggaaaagagaatCCAGGAATGAAAGCTGATGAGGTGGATGTGTTGGCACAGGCAGGGCTCACAGGTACAGTGATTAGAAACATGGAGGCCATCGGAGTGCGGGATACAGGAATTCAGGCCACAGGATTAGAGGCTAAGGCAGTGAAGACCACTGGAGTGCAGGCCACAGTGGCGGAGGTCATAGGAGTGAAGGTCACAGGAGTGCAGACCACAGCGATAGAAGCTAtaggagtcaaggacaccaccCAGGTGGCCACAGGAGCGCAGGCCGATTGCTGGCAGGCCACGGAGGCAGACTGCACCGGAGCGCAGGACACAGCTATGGAGCCCACGGGGGCACAGGCCACTGTGACAGAGACTACGGAAGCCGAGACCAGCGGCACGGAGGACCCTTGCGCTGCGATCCTGCACccgggggcggcggcggcggcgctgcAGGCCGAGCTGGAGACCCGGATCCGCGGTCTGGAGGAGGCGCTACGCAGAAGGGAGCGGGAGGCTGCGGCCGAGTTAGAGGCTGCTCGGGGCCGTTTTGCAGAGGCTGAGGAGGCGGCGCGGGGGCGGAGCCGCGAGCTAGAGGCGCTTCGGGAATTGCTGGCCACGGCCACGGCTACCGGCGAGCGCGCACGCACAGAGGCCGCCGAGTTGCGCCAAGCGCTAGCTGCCTCCGAGGCTCGGGTCGCCGAACTCAGCTCTACCGTGGACGCCGCTCGCGAGGAGCTGGAGCGCATGCGCGGGGCCTCGGTTCCTGCGGACGAGCACGAGCACGCGCTGAGCGCCCTGCGCGACCACGTGACCCGGCTGCAGGCGCAGCTGGCGGACCTGGCGCGCAGGCACGAGAAGACTAGCGCAGAGGTCTTCCAGGTGAGCGCCTGCGCCAGGCTGTCCTTTCAGAGGATTTCCGCGTGGGCCTGGGCGTCTGCGTGAATGTCTATCACATATACGCAGTACtccggaggccagaagagggcgtccgaTTTACTGGatgttggagttacagacatgagccaccgcgtgggtgttgggaactgaaccctggtcttctgcaagagcagtgatcTAACCCCCTttgctatttctccagcccatagtatttctatttagttttaatttattattttctatgtggtgcacacacatggcatGGTGGGAAAGTCAGATGGCAGCCTGTGGGACACAGTCCTCTCTTTCTCATGTGGATCCTGAGCACCAACCAAGGCTATTAGGCTtagctgcaagcacctttaccctgaGCCATTCCCGAGCCccctggtctgtgtgtgtgtgtgtgtgtgtgtgtgtgtgtgtgtgtgtgtgtgttttgttttgtttttatagcagAGACTTGTGTGGTTGAGGCTGATTTTGAAAGCCTGATCCTTTAGCGTCTACCTCCCAATTAGAGGGATGATAGGTGTAGCATCAGTAGGACCTGTTTACACAGAGGTGCATGTTGGGCCAGCTCTCTACCCACTGAGTCCCATCTGAgttgaaaattttgtttttgcCAACTATATTGTGTGCCCATAGCTtcacagtgaggccctgtctcaacaaaacaaaacaaaaaaagcgaACAAACTTCCTTAgaagggattgtgtgtgtgtgtgagacagtttTCGTTCTTGCtttggccttgaagtcacagtgTAGCTttggaactcctgatcctcctgcctcagcttcccgagTATCTGGGTCACAGGCTTGCACCACAAATGAGGCCACCAGGGCACAAAGAGGCCTAACCAGCTGTCCAGGGACAAACAGCCAGTAGCCAGTGGCTCTTGGCAGGACCGGGATGTTACCAGGGTCGGGTGGGAATCAGAACCTTCCTTGAGGTGGAATGGTATCAGTTCAGCATGGAAGGGTGGGAAGAGCCGAAGGATCCAAGCCACTTTGGGGTCTAAATGTCCCGAGAGTCACGCATGGGCTTGGGCCACAGGTGCAGCGTGAGGCATTGTTTATGAAGAGCGAGAGGCACGCAGCCGAGGCCCAGCTGGCCACGGCCGAGCAGCAGCTCCGGGGGCTTCGTACAGAGGCCGAGAGGGCGCGCCAGGCCCAGAGCCGTGCCCAGGAGGCCCTGGACAAAGCCAAGGAGAAGGACAAGAAGGTGGGTTCCCTCCTTGCTCACTGTTGGTGTCCACTAACCCGAGATTACACAAAACTGAAGAACCTCCCAGCCAGCAAGGGCTTGAGAATTTAGCCCATTTCTCACATGTGAAACTGAGtcccagagaaggaagaaagtctCAGCAGATTCACTTTTGGTGTTGATATGCAATGGTAACCATGGTAACAGATATCCAGCCTGTAACGTGTTCTCTAATTATCCCCATTTGAAGTAATATGCACAGAGAGGTGATACCACTCCGACAAGGTTACATGGCCACGAAATGGGTCAtaagctgggatttgaacccatttacatatttaaaaatgtttaaaatgacacatatttatttatgttggacttggagcatgcatgtgtggtcagaggacaacttgcctgAATCCATATTGTGCAagcatgtgggtcccagggattaaactcaggtagAGAGACAGGCTTGGCAGCACGTGTCTTTACCCCTGAGCTGTATCATTGGCCCCCAATTGTATCTTTTTGTGTATGCcccttgtgtgcatgtgcatgcgtggAAGTCACAGGTCAATGTTGGGCATCCcataaaatgagataaaaatcCTAAGTTGGCTTTATGGGTTGCTGGGTCTGGCCAGGCAGCCCCAggccctgtttttttttccaaggtGTGCCAACACAGGCCTTAAGATAAGGGGATGCAGGGTGTTTTCTATgaagaaccaaaccaaaacaaaaaactgtatttATTGACCTGGAGGCTCCATAATGTCTGGTCCCtgtttgctgtgaacagacatggCTGTGtaacaataaaactttattaataAGTGTCATATGTGATTTGGAATCCCTTCAGTGGTCACAAAATAGATCTttctttggatttctttttctccagatatttaaaaatatgaggaACATTTTAAGCCCTGGGCTGTATAAATACAGAGTTTTTTGGAATGTTCTCACAGCATTCGGAATTCTCCTCAAATGAGGGGATTCCTGGACTGTGTTCTGGCAAGCACCAGTGTGGTCAGAGGCTGAGTCAGCTCAGCTCCTGGCTCGAATCAGTGACCCTGTGCCAGGCTGCCCAGGAAAGGTGCCAGAGGTTCCTGGTCCCTGCCTGGCTCGGCATGTTCACTCACAGGGTCCCCTCCCTTTTGCCAGATCACAGACCTGTCCAAAGAAGTCTTTACACTGAAGGAGGCTCTGAAGGTGCAGCAGTCCACCCCAGCCAGCTCCAAGGAGGAGGAGGCTCTGCGCGGCCAGGTGACAGCCCTGCAGCAGCAGATACAGGTACTGGCTCTGTATATGGGGCAGGGGTGATGGGAGCCATAGACAGAGCAATCGGGGTAGAGGTGGGGGTGGCTGGCAGGGTACAGGCTGGGCAGGGGACCTCAGACACTTCCCGAGGCAGTCACTAGCAGCCACTGGACATGGGGTTTTGACTCTGTGGGCGTGTCTCCCTCTAGATGGGCTTCCCTCCCTTTCCATTCCAagcccccttctctccttcccttccctcctgttcccttcctccttctccacctctcTTTTGTGGCAGGGTCtcaggtagaccaggctgacctcaaattcacaatgTACACAAGGATGACCTTGTACCTCTGATATCCCCATCTCCCGTGTGTCCACAGGAGGAGGCCCGGGAGCATGGCGCTGTGGTGGCTTTATACCGCACCCATCTCCTGTATGCCATTCAGGTgagtcctctgcctcctgactccaGTCCAGCTTTATTGATCCCCTGACACTACCTGGGCCTCGGTTTCTCCTTCTGTTCAGAGCCAGCCTCATGGTTTCTGGGAACATCCCTGTGCACTGACTTATTTCTTGGGGGCATTGATACCCTGGGTTTGAATAGACAGATTTGCAAGGGAAAGGGTAGCATCTACCAGAAGCATCAGGGTGTGACTCTGCCTCTGTCATCTCCCACCTCACCAGGGACAGATGGATGAGGATGTACAGTGCATTTTGAGCCAGATTCTGCAGATGCAGCGGCTTCAGGCTCAGGGTCGCTGAGGACACAGCTCAACTGTTCAGTCTCCATCCTTCACCTCTACAAGCAGAAGCCACAGACACCATCTTCCCCAGCTCCCAGGGGATGAACAAGATTCAACACTCAATGGGAGACCAGCCTGGGGCCTTATCGATGGTGGCCAGCTGACCACCCCACACTCCCTATAGTCTGTTCCTCTGATTCCCAGCACTCCCCATTTGATATATTGGGAACCCTGATATGCCACCTACATCACAACCCCCACTCAGGAGGACAagcttggtgtgtgtatgtgtgtgtgtaaaagggcggggggtggggtggggcaggaatACCCAGTGTGACACACTGGGTAAGGGCAGCTATGGGGCAGGGGACTCAGGACACAGTTTGATCTTCTGGTTCCATAACACGACTATGGCAATAAATGTAAGTGCAATGTAATATTTAAAGAAACCAAGTCGCAAGAGTTGTGTCTCTCTCGGGTGGAAATACACCTAGGAAGGGGTGGGAGTGTGGTCAGCAGTGGAACCCTGTGACCACTCTAGAGGTGGTGGGGTCTGGGATGATGGAGTTGATAATCGAGGCAGACTAAAATCTCATGcaataggcatctttattcaaagTCTCAGACAGTGTATGCTCTCAGGTTTACGAAAGGTTGCatgaggacaggcagggctacaacGAAACCCAACCTTGGAaaaactgagacagagagagagagagggagagggagagggagagggagagagagagagagagaggagagaaacatGTTTTCCCTAGAAGCAAAACAGTTTCTTTGAATAACAGCAGCAAGTCATGTAATCTGAAGTAAATGCCAGGAGGAGCATGAACACACTGAGGCCGcaagactcttgtcttgtttctgaGTGTTCCCACAGCATTCGGGAATCTCCTTAAATGACTGGATGCATGGACTGTGTTCTGACAAGCAGGAGCCTGCTCAGCTTACACAAGACCTATGACGCCAAactaattttcttattttctctttctctttc encodes:
- the Ankrd24 gene encoding ankyrin repeat domain-containing protein 24 isoform X13, whose amino-acid sequence is MKTLRARFKKTEVPLSSHEGCGGVSGSDAGSRCRCHEHGWSRLQCPSPGSQVRAPRVSEATLGGPDVHSLSILNSSYFSKPQLLLVPSPALPLCYSHQSFLRGGHRGQQWVDSPSPCRTALMLACEGGSPETVEVLLQGGAQLSITDALGQDATHYGALTGDKLILQLLHESARRSSPPSASLEEDSGEASSQNSVSSHEKQGAPKKRKAPQPPASTPVPDDRDAYEEIVRLRQERGRLLQKIRGLEQHKERRRKEPLEAEASSVHSLERQVQELQQMLAEKQEEKESLGREVESLQSRLSLLENERENTSYDVATLQDEEGEMPDFPGADALMPKNQSPSAEEIVASLQEQVAQLTRQNQELLEKVQILEEFEKDEAQMAEESQAEVVPLVLYESLRAELEQLRRQYTEAMHSQQQQQEGEPPRAQEGEETAYQEIKDKGITIQNGPSVPDLNGTTYAETKANGMELQAGGSKGVWNTEAGVSEAAPIEPEAAGSEATGKDRLAAKEMDTSATMAEALNVKALGDNAESEPVAAEDTGGKENPGMKADEVDVLAQAGLTGTVIRNMEAIGVRDTGIQATGLEAKAVKTTGVQATVAEVIGVKVTGVQTTAIEAIGVKDTTQVATGAQADCWQATEADCTGAQDTAMEPTGAQATVTETTEAETSGTEDPCAAILHPGAAAAALQAELETRIRGLEEALRRREREAAAELEAARGRFAEAEEAARGRSRELEALRELLATATATGERARTEAAELRQALAASEARVAELSSTVDAAREELERMRGASVPADEHEHALSALRDHVTRLQAQLADLARRHEKTSAEVFQVQREALFMKSERHAAEAQLATAEQQLRGLRTEAERARQAQSRAQEALDKAKEKDKKITDLSKEVFTLKEALKVQQSTPASSKEEEALRGQVTALQQQIQEEAREHGAVVALYRTHLLYAIQGQMDEDVQCILSQILQMQRLQAQGR
- the Ankrd24 gene encoding ankyrin repeat domain-containing protein 24 isoform X4, which produces MKQLCLCAAASFAGQDWGKSDQRLLQAVENNDVARVASLIAHKGLVPTKLDPEGKSAFHLAAMRGAAGCLEVMLAQGADVMSTDGAGYNALHLAAKYGHPECLKQLLEASCVVDIEDSSGWTALHHAAAGGCLSCSKLLCSFKAHMNPRDRSGATPLIIAAQMCHTDLCRLLLQQGAATNDQDLQGRTALMLACEGGSPETVEVLLQGGAQLSITDALGQDATHYGALTGDKLILQLLHESARRSSPPSASLEEDSGEASSQNSVSSHEKQGAPKKRKAPQPPASTPVPDDRDAYEEIVRLRQERGRLLQKIRGLEQHKERRRKEPLEAEASSVHSLERQVQELQQMLAEKQEEKESLGREVESLQSRLSLLENERENTSYDVATLQDEEGEMPDFPGADALMPKNQSPSAEEIVASLQEQVAQLTRQNQELLEKVQILEEFEKDEAQMAEESQAEVVPLVLYESLRAELEQLRRQYTEAMHSQQQQQEGEPPRAQEGEETAYQEIKDKGITIQNGPSVPDLNGTTYAETKANGMELQAGGSKGVWNTEAGVSEAAPIEPEAAGSEATGKDRLAAKEMDTSATMAEALNVKALGDNAESEPVAAEDTGGKENPGMKADEVDVLAQAGLTGTVIRNMEAIGVRDTGIQATGLEAKAVKTTGVQATVAEVIGVKVTGVQTTAIEAIGVKDTTQVATGAQADCWQATEADCTGAQDTAMEPTGAQATVTETTEAETSGTEDPCAAILHPGAAAAALQAELETRIRGLEEALRRREREAAAELEAARGRFAEAEEAARGRSRELEALRELLATATATGERARTEAAELRQALAASEARVAELSSTVDAAREELERMRGASVPADEHEHALSALRDHVTRLQAQLADLARRHEKTSAEVFQVQREALFMKSERHAAEAQLATAEQQLRGLRTEAERARQAQSRAQEALDKAKEKDKKITDLSKEVFTLKEALKVQQSTPASSKEEEALRGQVTALQQQIQEEAREHGAVVALYRTHLLYAIQGQMDEDVQCILSQILQMQRLQAQGR